The Gemmata palustris genome includes a region encoding these proteins:
- a CDS encoding RNA polymerase sigma factor — MAHALGLQEADAQDVAQNVLMRLTQKLPQFKYDPSRSFRGWLKTLTHHAWHDFVTEAGNRVRGSGDTSVFDQLQSIEARGSRGPRRSDI, encoded by the coding sequence GTGGCTCATGCACTGGGGCTGCAAGAGGCGGACGCCCAGGACGTGGCGCAGAACGTACTCATGCGGCTCACGCAGAAGCTGCCGCAGTTCAAGTACGACCCGAGCCGGAGCTTCCGCGGGTGGCTGAAGACGCTCACGCACCACGCCTGGCACGATTTCGTGACCGAGGCCGGGAACCGCGTCCGCGGGAGCGGCGACACCAGCGTGTTCGACCAGCTCCAGTCGATCGAAGCGCGAGGATCTCGCGGCCCGCGTCGAAGCGACATTTGA
- a CDS encoding protein kinase domain-containing protein, producing MYKARHRRLNRLVALKMILAGASADPRVVQPLPVRGRGARAGPAPASRSGVRGGHLRGAEPRTDPVPRDGTAGGRVAQPQAPGGERGDRPRLTPREAAELLEGIARAVHAAHIQGVVHRDLKPGNILFASADFGTPNPDLKTGTGDKHTVAASGARAPRCTPNFALPKVTDFGLAKFTQDSGRT from the coding sequence GTGTACAAGGCGCGGCACCGCCGGCTGAACCGGCTCGTCGCGCTCAAAATGATCCTGGCCGGGGCGTCGGCCGACCCGCGCGTCGTTCAGCCGCTTCCTGTTCGAGGGCGAGGTGCTCGCGCGGGTCCAGCACCCGCAAGTCGTTCAGGTGTTCGAGGTGGACACCTACGAGGGGCCGAACCGCGTACCGATCCCGTACCTCGCGATGGAACTGCTGGAGGGCGGGTCGCTCAGCCGCAAGCTCCGGGCGGCGAACGAGGGGACCGCCCGCGCCTCACGCCGCGGGAAGCCGCCGAACTGCTCGAGGGCATCGCGCGGGCCGTTCACGCCGCGCACATCCAGGGCGTCGTCCACCGCGACCTCAAGCCGGGCAACATTCTCTTCGCGAGCGCGGATTTCGGGACGCCGAACCCGGACCTGAAAACGGGGACCGGGGACAAGCACACCGTCGCCGCCTCCGGCGCCCGCGCCCCACGCTGCACCCCGAACTTCGCGCTGCCCAAGGTCACCGACTTCGGCCTCGCGAAGTTCACCCAGGACTCGGGGCGGACCTGA